The DNA window GCCCAGCTGCGGTTGGCCACTCGATACGTTTCGGCCCTGGGAGTCACGAGTGACCCACGCGTGACCCGGCGCCACCAATATCTGGTGGCCGTCGCGCACGAGCGCGCCGAGGAGCTGACCCGGGCGGCGCGCCGCTGTGCACGTGCGGAAGACTCCACAGTGCGCAGCGTGCGGCGCTGACCGGAGAGGCGCAAAGCGGGGCACGCACCCCGCTTCGTCAGCGCAGAATCACTTGTTCGGTTGCGGCGTCGTGCGCAGGTAGGCGCGGATCTCTTTCCAACCCTTGGGGAAGCGCTTTTTCATCTCTTCCGGATCGGTGAGGCTCGGCACGATGACGCAGTCTTCGCCGTCTTTCCAGTCGACGGGAGTCGCCACCTTGTGGTTGTCCGTCAGCTGCAGCGAGTCGATGACCCGCAGGATCTCGCTGAAGTTACGGCCGGTGCTCGCAGGGTAGGTGATCATCGCGCGGATCTTCTTGTTGCCGTCGATGATGAACACCGAACGCACCGTGAGTGTGTCACTCGCCTCCGCGTGAATCATGTCGTAGAGCTTGGCGATCTTCCGCTCGGAGTCCCCCAAGATGGGGAAGTTCATCTTGGTGCTTTGCGTCTCCTCGATGTCGCCGATCCACTTCTTGTGGTCTTCGACCCCGTCGACGCTGACCGCGATCATCTTCACGTTGCGTTTGTCGAACTCTGCCTTCAGGTTCGCCGCACGGCCGAGCTCGGTCGTGCAGACCGGCGTGAAGTCCTTCGGGTGTGAAAAGAGGATGGCCCACTGGCTGCCGATCCAGTCGTGGAATTTGACTGGGCCTTCCGTGGAATTGGCCTCGAAGTCCGGTGCAATGCTGCCGATATGAAGACCCATTGGGATACCCTCCTCTGGGGCTCGAGGTTCGAGCCCACGAACGCTGGGTCGGGTGACGTAACGTCACGGTCGGTTTTCGTCAAGCGAGCCTTTCGCCCCGTGAGGTCCCGCCGCTAGACTGCCGCCCGACATGCGCCTTGCCATCACTCTCTCGCTCTTCGCCCTCTGCGCGCTCGCGGCCTGCAAACCCGCCCCCGGAGGCTCGTGCGACCGGGGGGAAGCAAAGTGTGTGGACAAACAGAGTCAGCTCGTGTGCCAGAAAGGCAGCTACATCCAGGCGCCGTGCAAGGGGCCGAGGGGCTGCGGGCTGACACCGACCGGCGTCTCGTGTGACATCACCGGCAACCAACCGGGCGACATCTGCTCTACGGATGAAGAAGGCGCTTCGGGGTGCATCGACGCCAAGACCAAGATCGTGTGCAGCGGGGGGAAGTTCGCTGCCACGACCTGCCGCGGTCCCAGGGGCTGCGAAACCCAAGAGGGGCGGCCCCTCTGTGATCTCTCCGTCGCCGAGCCGGGCGACGCCTGCCGAGAGGCAGATCTGACGAAGGCCTGCAGCGTCGACGGCAAACAGTACCTGAG is part of the Myxococcales bacterium genome and encodes:
- a CDS encoding peroxiredoxin encodes the protein MGLHIGSIAPDFEANSTEGPVKFHDWIGSQWAILFSHPKDFTPVCTTELGRAANLKAEFDKRNVKMIAVSVDGVEDHKKWIGDIEETQSTKMNFPILGDSERKIAKLYDMIHAEASDTLTVRSVFIIDGNKKIRAMITYPASTGRNFSEILRVIDSLQLTDNHKVATPVDWKDGEDCVIVPSLTDPEEMKKRFPKGWKEIRAYLRTTPQPNK
- a CDS encoding DUF1962 domain-containing protein — encoded protein: MRLAITLSLFALCALAACKPAPGGSCDRGEAKCVDKQSQLVCQKGSYIQAPCKGPRGCGLTPTGVSCDITGNQPGDICSTDEEGASGCIDAKTKIVCSGGKFAATTCRGPRGCETQEGRPLCDLSVAEPGDACREADLTKACSVDGKQYLSCRAGKMTMEFQCLGPNGCKSEAGKLSCDMSYARDQDPCTTEMEGKHACNLDKGSIVMCKGGKFVVDEECKSGTACNAEGSIRCEKPEKKG